A part of Gramella sp. MAR_2010_147 genomic DNA contains:
- a CDS encoding TetR/AcrR family transcriptional regulator, translating to MARTKQYREEDVIQKAMDLFWRNGYEATSVRMLEKEMGINQFSIYSSFGSKNGVFLESIKVYKAHLNNIRHKLRDSNNGVQGIKAFFYDFLEFTRENENNKGCLVCNTVSELGNKAKPELQVELMKFTQEIRELFLNNLKQEKNKTMKLVEKEANFLMTSILGLSIGSRILNKKQLEDFIETTFKSI from the coding sequence ATGGCTAGAACCAAACAATATAGAGAAGAAGATGTTATCCAGAAAGCAATGGATCTTTTTTGGCGTAATGGTTATGAAGCTACCTCGGTACGTATGTTGGAAAAAGAAATGGGAATTAATCAATTTTCAATTTATTCCAGTTTTGGCAGTAAGAATGGTGTTTTTCTGGAAAGCATAAAAGTCTATAAAGCACATTTAAATAATATTAGACATAAACTCAGGGATTCTAATAACGGAGTGCAGGGTATTAAAGCGTTTTTTTATGATTTTTTAGAATTCACCAGAGAGAATGAAAATAACAAAGGTTGCCTGGTTTGTAATACTGTAAGCGAATTAGGAAATAAAGCAAAACCAGAGCTTCAGGTGGAATTAATGAAATTCACACAAGAAATAAGAGAATTATTCTTGAATAATTTGAAACAGGAAAAGAATAAAACTATGAAATTGGTAGAAAAAGAAGCTAATTTTTTGATGACCTCTATCCTGGGTTTATCTATAGGCTCCAGAATTCTAAATAAAAAACAACTGGAAGACTTTATAGAAACCACCTTTAAATCGATATAA